From a single Candidatus Dependentiae bacterium genomic region:
- the serS gene encoding serine--tRNA ligase — MIDLALLRDKPEEIIALLKIKEPSFDAQKLFDLDAQVRLLRLDVEALRHKKNELSKAGRTGITDVLREQAIALSKELKEKELLLEDVEKAFQVLNLSCPNIPDAQLPHGGKEANKVIKTVGQKPEFTFPIKNHVELGHALGWFDFTVASQIAGSNFALYKGDSVKMLYALTMLMLKNNMKHGFEPVLPSVLVNAKSLEVASNFPKFKDQVYAVPEDGFYLTPTAEVNLANLYRDKILMADELPIRMTAWTSCFRREAGTYGAQERGLIRIHQFEKVELYTLCEPKDSPSEQDRMVACAEDILQQLGLHYRISLLAMQDCSFPSARTYDIEVWLPGQNAYYEVSSVSNCTDFQARRGMIRYKKTVDDKTQLTHTLNGSSLALPRLMVALMEVYQQPDGSVMIPDVLKKESLFS; from the coding sequence ATGATAGATCTAGCTTTATTACGAGATAAACCAGAAGAAATTATTGCCTTATTAAAGATAAAAGAACCTTCATTTGATGCGCAAAAACTTTTTGATTTAGATGCGCAGGTACGTTTATTAAGACTTGATGTTGAAGCGTTGCGCCATAAAAAAAATGAACTTTCAAAAGCAGGCCGCACCGGTATTACTGATGTATTGCGTGAGCAAGCAATTGCATTAAGCAAAGAACTCAAAGAAAAAGAACTCTTATTAGAGGATGTCGAAAAGGCATTCCAAGTTTTGAATCTCTCCTGTCCTAACATTCCTGATGCACAATTGCCGCACGGTGGCAAAGAAGCTAATAAGGTAATAAAAACAGTTGGGCAAAAACCTGAATTTACTTTTCCTATAAAAAATCACGTAGAGCTGGGCCACGCATTAGGTTGGTTTGATTTCACCGTTGCATCGCAAATTGCCGGTAGCAACTTTGCTTTGTATAAAGGTGATTCGGTTAAAATGCTCTACGCATTGACCATGTTAATGCTCAAAAATAATATGAAGCATGGTTTTGAGCCGGTGTTGCCATCAGTGTTGGTGAATGCCAAATCATTAGAAGTTGCGAGTAATTTTCCTAAATTTAAAGATCAAGTCTATGCCGTGCCTGAGGATGGTTTTTATTTAACGCCAACGGCTGAAGTTAACCTTGCCAATTTATATCGCGATAAAATTTTAATGGCCGATGAATTGCCTATTCGCATGACTGCATGGACAAGTTGTTTTAGACGCGAAGCGGGAACCTATGGCGCTCAAGAACGTGGATTGATTCGTATTCATCAATTTGAAAAAGTTGAACTGTACACTCTGTGTGAGCCAAAAGATTCTCCGTCCGAACAAGACCGCATGGTTGCATGCGCGGAAGATATCCTGCAGCAATTAGGATTGCATTACCGCATTAGTTTATTAGCAATGCAGGATTGTTCATTCCCATCGGCAAGAACCTACGACATTGAAGTGTGGTTGCCTGGTCAAAATGCTTACTACGAAGTTTCTTCCGTGAGTAATTGTACTGATTTTCAAGCCCGCCGTGGCATGATCCGTTATAAAAAAACGGTTGATGACAAAACACAATTGACGCATACTCTTAATGGATCATCGCTGGCATTGCCACGATTAATGGTTGCATTAATGGAAGTGTATCAACAGCCGGATGGTTCTGTTATGATCCCCGATGTCCTAAAAAAAGAATCACTTTTTAGCTAA
- the hemW gene encoding radical SAM family heme chaperone HemW, translating into MLYNHAADARSVYLHWPFCPYKCHFCPFVALASHDQFMGRYHNALTKEIKDFGALFQSKLPLETLYIGGGTPSTYPDDLLLDTFAILKDIWTFDESCEVTIEVNPGTVRVEQLSLWKALGINRLSIGVQSLKDPVLKKLNRHQSAQDVFTVIDQAKDHFDNLSVDFILGLPEVSSADWRDLIQQAVTWPIKHISIYFLMVHEDTPLYFGVKKKAITLPCDDEVVDLYYWTIDYLAQHGFDQYEISNFARAGYESKHNSMYWDRKPYKAFGLGACEFDGTMRLQNQKNLGKYLDGVERGEDITVFSETLSSEQVYLERVMLGLRRSQGVSYQDLMENLSEQRQHDVRAKIAYLQASDFVMERSGRLLLTPKGLAVENDIVVKLSL; encoded by the coding sequence ATGCTTTATAATCACGCTGCTGATGCGCGTTCAGTGTATCTCCATTGGCCGTTTTGCCCTTACAAATGCCACTTCTGCCCATTCGTGGCACTCGCATCGCACGATCAGTTCATGGGTCGCTATCACAATGCTTTGACCAAGGAAATTAAGGATTTTGGCGCGTTGTTTCAATCCAAACTGCCTTTGGAGACGCTCTATATAGGTGGTGGTACCCCGAGTACTTACCCTGACGATTTGCTACTTGACACGTTTGCTATACTAAAGGATATATGGACTTTTGATGAGTCATGTGAGGTGACTATAGAGGTTAATCCTGGCACGGTTCGAGTAGAACAATTGAGTTTGTGGAAAGCATTGGGTATCAATCGATTGAGTATAGGAGTACAGAGTCTGAAGGATCCTGTATTGAAAAAATTAAATCGACATCAATCTGCGCAGGATGTCTTCACGGTGATTGATCAGGCAAAGGATCATTTTGATAATTTGTCGGTTGATTTTATTTTGGGATTGCCCGAAGTGTCATCGGCTGATTGGCGTGACCTTATACAGCAGGCGGTTACCTGGCCCATTAAACATATTTCGATTTATTTTTTGATGGTGCATGAGGATACCCCGCTTTATTTTGGAGTAAAGAAAAAAGCTATTACGTTGCCGTGTGATGATGAAGTTGTTGATCTTTATTATTGGACTATTGATTATTTAGCGCAACATGGTTTTGATCAGTATGAAATTTCTAATTTTGCGCGTGCTGGTTATGAATCGAAGCATAACAGTATGTATTGGGATCGCAAGCCTTATAAAGCTTTTGGATTAGGTGCCTGTGAATTTGATGGCACCATGAGATTACAGAATCAGAAAAATTTGGGTAAATATCTTGACGGTGTTGAAAGGGGAGAGGACATCACAGTATTTTCAGAAACATTATCGTCTGAACAGGTATACCTAGAAAGGGTAATGCTTGGACTGCGTAGGTCGCAAGGCGTATCGTATCAAGATTTAATGGAAAATCTTTCTGAGCAACGTCAACATGATGTACGTGCAAAGATAGCATATTTGCAAGCAAGTGATTTTGTTATGGAGCGTTCTGGACGGTTATTGTTGACGCCAAAAGGTTTGGCTGTTGAAAACGATATTGTCGTGAAGTTGTCTTTATAG
- a CDS encoding DUF58 domain-containing protein: MISKEILKKIKQIELSTRRLLSGSLVGDSRSAIKGSGLEFDQIREYQLGDDVRFIDWKSSVRMDKILVKQYREERNRTVLLAVDVSSSMFFSSGDQLKSESVAQIASVLALVASYGKDQVGLILFSDDVELCIPPASGRSHVRKIMETVLSHAQSQKKTNICAALRYAVNLKRKDVILFVLSDFIGNDFSKSLGLAASRYDVVAMRCVDAHEQKFPAVGFLECQDSETGQSLVLDARGKGVRSINAFLHAWRSEQDALFKKYGVDCIEITSRQDFMGDLIKFFRRRMRY, translated from the coding sequence ATGATTTCCAAAGAGATTTTAAAGAAGATTAAGCAGATTGAGCTCTCTACGCGTCGACTACTCAGCGGGTCGTTGGTAGGGGATAGTCGTTCCGCAATTAAAGGTTCTGGCCTTGAATTTGACCAAATTCGAGAATATCAGTTAGGCGACGATGTGCGCTTTATTGATTGGAAGTCGTCGGTGCGTATGGATAAAATCCTGGTCAAACAGTATAGAGAAGAGCGTAACCGCACCGTTCTTTTGGCCGTTGATGTGTCGAGCTCAATGTTTTTTTCTTCTGGTGATCAATTAAAGAGCGAGAGCGTTGCTCAGATTGCCAGTGTGTTGGCCTTGGTTGCTTCTTATGGTAAAGATCAGGTCGGGCTTATATTATTTTCCGATGATGTTGAGCTTTGTATTCCGCCAGCCTCAGGCAGGAGTCATGTTCGCAAAATAATGGAAACCGTTCTCAGCCATGCCCAATCACAAAAAAAGACTAATATTTGCGCAGCCTTAAGGTATGCCGTGAATTTGAAGAGAAAAGATGTTATACTGTTTGTACTGTCCGATTTTATCGGCAATGACTTTAGCAAAAGTTTAGGCCTTGCGGCTAGTCGTTATGACGTCGTGGCAATGCGTTGTGTGGATGCCCATGAGCAGAAATTTCCTGCCGTTGGCTTTCTTGAATGTCAAGATAGTGAGACAGGTCAATCGCTGGTGCTCGACGCTCGTGGCAAGGGTGTGCGGTCGATTAATGCTTTTTTGCATGCATGGCGTTCCGAGCAGGATGCTCTGTTTAAGAAATATGGGGTTGATTGTATTGAAATCACCAGCCGCCAAGATTTTATGGGTGATTTGATTAAATTTTTCAGACGGCGGATGAGGTATTAG
- a CDS encoding DUF4381 family protein — translation MVSIEPGMNEQGLYTIYGPIHVPFWQTNGFYWAVGTVVICLVLVLAWYTIAWYRAKRLVLPPWERTLRALVLLKKDNRATVAQGKEFYTELTSLLKKYMHERYGFEMYEKTDEEFLRYIASKNFSADLLADLETIFSGSITIKFANVQAMQEQIESDFVRATSFVKRSIPRN, via the coding sequence ATGGTATCAATAGAACCAGGTATGAATGAACAAGGTCTCTATACAATTTATGGGCCAATACATGTTCCTTTTTGGCAAACCAACGGCTTTTATTGGGCGGTTGGTACTGTTGTTATATGTTTAGTGCTCGTTTTGGCATGGTACACCATTGCCTGGTATCGGGCTAAACGATTGGTTTTGCCGCCGTGGGAAAGAACATTGCGGGCATTAGTATTGCTCAAAAAAGACAATAGAGCGACCGTGGCTCAAGGTAAAGAATTTTATACTGAGCTGACCAGTTTGCTCAAAAAATATATGCACGAGCGGTATGGCTTTGAAATGTACGAAAAAACTGACGAAGAATTTTTACGTTATATAGCATCAAAAAACTTTTCTGCTGACCTTTTGGCAGATTTAGAGACTATTTTTTCTGGCAGCATTACGATAAAATTTGCCAATGTTCAGGCAATGCAAGAGCAGATTGAGAGCGACTTTGTGCGCGCTACGTCTTTTGTTAAGCGCTCTATCCCGCGCAATTAA
- a CDS encoding HU family DNA-binding protein: MNKSELINSLSEETTFSKKDITRVLDSFTRIIERTLKKGEKVSLTGFGSWWISCRPPRKGINPATKQRIDLPAVNVPRFKAGKNLREVVRSVKIG, translated from the coding sequence ATGAACAAAAGTGAGTTGATAAATTCACTCAGTGAAGAAACAACCTTTAGCAAAAAAGATATCACGCGTGTGCTTGATTCTTTTACGCGCATTATTGAGCGTACGCTCAAAAAAGGCGAAAAGGTTTCGTTGACAGGATTTGGCAGCTGGTGGATCTCATGTCGTCCGCCGCGCAAAGGTATCAATCCTGCAACAAAGCAACGCATTGACCTTCCTGCGGTTAATGTTCCAAGATTTAAAGCGGGAAAAAATCTACGCGAAGTAGTAAGATCGGTTAAAATTGGTTAA